ATAACTACGGGTGGGGCTGTTATAATACTGGGCATTCTTGATGCTCGGCACCGATAGGAAGAGGATCCCGCTGTCCTTGAGAAGACCGCATGCCACCATGACCGCTGCCTTCGGATCTGCCAGATGCTCAAGCACATGGTTCATTATTACCAGGTCGAAGCGATCGCGGATATGCTTCATATCGTCGATGCCACCGTGGCGCAGATCAAGCCCTTTGTTAATGCTTCTGCCATACTCAAGATAGCTATCGTTTAGGTCATACCCCCGGACCTCAGCGCCTGCGTCCAGGAAGGAGGCCAATATTCCTCCGGCGGAACAACCGATCTCCATGACCGATTTACCCTTCAATGTAAACGCCTTGTAATGAGCACGGAGAAAATCCATTATGTACAACCCGTTCGTCCGCTGCGCCTTGAAATGCGCGGATATGCTTGACGTTCCGGAATTGAAATAGAGGTCTTGGTACTCCTTGCTGTAGAATTCTCTTAAAGAACGATCGTCGAGGCGGGGGTCTGTGCGTAATATACCGCAAGACTTGCAAATCACCGTATTCAAACTGAACCCGTAGCGGTCAGTTTCAGCGATAATCGCCGCATCGCCGGAACCGCACAGACATCGGCAGTGTTCAAGCGCATAGATCCCGCTCCCGATCTTCTCCTGGATAGCATCCCGTAGCTTTATCTGTTCATCGCTTAACGGCAGGTGCGCTATGTTCGAGAATTGGTATTTCTTCGATATTATTTTGCGATCGTGCGTGCTCATCTTATGACCCATTCGTTGCAATTATGAAATTTTGGTTATATTTTCGCTATGCTTATAACTTTCTTCAAGCACATCGGCCACAGCCTTATCCCATTTATTCTGGGCCTTCAGTATGAGCCG
The genomic region above belongs to Candidatus Omnitrophota bacterium and contains:
- a CDS encoding methyltransferase domain-containing protein codes for the protein MSTHDRKIISKKYQFSNIAHLPLSDEQIKLRDAIQEKIGSGIYALEHCRCLCGSGDAAIIAETDRYGFSLNTVICKSCGILRTDPRLDDRSLREFYSKEYQDLYFNSGTSSISAHFKAQRTNGLYIMDFLRAHYKAFTLKGKSVMEIGCSAGGILASFLDAGAEVRGYDLNDSYLEYGRSINKGLDLRHGGIDDMKHIRDRFDLVIMNHVLEHLADPKAAVMVACGLLKDSGILFLSVPSIKNAQYYNSPTRSYLGSLHIAHLYHFSRNALISVAEGLEPIYVDGKARGIFKRARVKKTLPFPREYERNMRFIRWRENSLSGAVSRRVDMMLHDHHFYTRATWLLHCLRNRRAG